A part of Miscanthus floridulus cultivar M001 chromosome 6, ASM1932011v1, whole genome shotgun sequence genomic DNA contains:
- the LOC136459428 gene encoding uncharacterized protein, whose protein sequence is MAEECPPAGGAELWLPDEFLDDDFFSEEEKAAVAAKSESDEEEGVDGLSRRVAGLVVGNGKGGGGDGSPAKAEVLAGSPQSILCGLHASGEDSPNGAASQVSSPPSSPLEQAPADPWDLLNEAAGQVARLRTTSIPVPTNAAANQGQPVMPPPAKKLSAPAEAPKAAGANHSQPNNSMEQRRIQIARFNALKQQQLLKHQRERELAVATAAAWGTRVAGSHRAGAAGYGAPAPNVLNASAWPPLQKSQQQQQPPASPAGMRALFLTPPGAKRECAGTGVFIPRQAGAPAEPKKKPACSPVLLPARVVQALNLNVEDLGARPIYPGGFVLDHDALVSRSNALLAARSSQLHGASSREVNLPQEWTY, encoded by the exons ATGGCGGAGGAGTGCCCGCCCGCTGGCGGCGCGGAGCTCTGGCTTCCCGACGAGTTCCTGGACGACGACTTCTTCTCCGAGGAGGAGAAGGCGGCGGTCGCGGCCAAGAGCGAGAGCGACGAGGAGGAAGGAGTGGATGGCCTCTCGCGCCGCGTGGCTGGGCTCGTCGTCGGCAACgggaagggaggaggaggcgACGGTTCCCCTGCAAAG GCGGAAGTGCTGGCCGGCTCGCCGCAGTCGATTCTGTGCGGCCTGCATGCTTCCGGGGAGGACAGCCCGAACGGCGCTGCGTCGCAGGTCagctcgccgccgtcgtcgccgctggAGCAGGcgccggcggatccctgggaccTGCTGAACGAGGCGGCCGGCCAGGTGGCCCGCTTGCGCACAACCAGCATCCCCGTGCCAACGAACGCGGCCGCCAATCAAGGACAGCCCGTCATGCCGCCGCCGGCAAAGAAGCTCTCTGCGCCGGCCGAGGCTCCGAAGGCTGCGGGTGCCAACCACTCTCAGCCGAATAACTCGATGGAACAGCGCCGGATTCAAATTGCTCGA TTTAATGCCCtgaagcagcagcagcttctcaagCACCAGCGGGAGCGGGAGCTCGCCGTCGCTACGGCGGCGGCCTGGGGCACTCGTGTTGCTGGGTCTCATCGTGCCGGTGCCGCCGGGTACGGAGCGCCGGCGCCAAATGTCCTCAACGCGTCCGCGTGGCCCCCGCTCCAGAagtcgcagcagcagcagcaaccgccGGCGTCACCGGCGGGTATGCGCGCCCTCTTCCTCACCCCTCCCGGCGCCAAGCGCGAGTGCGCCGGCACCGGCGTGTTCATCCCCCGCCAGGCCGGCGCCCCCGCCGAGCCCAAGAAGAAGCCAG CGTGCTCCCCTGTTCTTCTCCCGGCGCGCGTCGTGCAGGCACTCAACCTCAACGTCGAGGACCTCGGGGCCCGTCCCATCTACCCCGGCGGTTTCGTTCTTGATCACG ATGCACTGGTGAGTCGGAGCAACGCTCTGCTGGCGGCTCGTTCGTCCCAGCTCCATGGCGCCTCTTCCCGCGAGGTGAATCTCCCCCAGGAATGGACGTATtga